One window of the Triticum dicoccoides isolate Atlit2015 ecotype Zavitan chromosome 3B, WEW_v2.0, whole genome shotgun sequence genome contains the following:
- the LOC119278127 gene encoding small ubiquitin-related modifier 1-like yields the protein MSGVTADEDKKPAGDGGGAHINLKVKGQDGNEVFFRIKRSTQLKKLMNAYCDRQSVDLNSIAFLFDGRRLRGEQTPDELEMEEGDEIDAMLHQTGGCFPGP from the exons ATGTCGGGAGTGACGGCGGACGAGGACAAGAAGCCCGCGGGCGACGGTGGAGGCGCCCACATCAACCTCAAGGTCAAGGGGCAG GATGGCAATGAGGTTTTCTTCCGCATCAAGAGATCcacacagctgaagaagctgatgaACGCTTACTGCGACCGTCAGTCTGTGGATCTCAACTCCATTGCTTTCCTTTTTGATGGTCGTAGGCTCCGTGGTGAGCAGACCCCTGATGAG CTTGAGATGGAGGAAGGCGACGAGATCGACGCCATGCTTCACCAGACCGGAGGGTGCTTTCCTGGCCCTTAG